From one Streptomyces chromofuscus genomic stretch:
- the trmB gene encoding tRNA (guanosine(46)-N7)-methyltransferase TrmB, with product MNIPEASHPTRDSAVRRHRAKGEPRFPDGPKADPAGSHFERRIRSFQPRRSRVTAGQADALQRLWPKWGLDIDGRRVLDLAELFGNDHPVVLEIGFGMGEATARMAAADPDTNILAVDVHTPGQGNLLNLADQAGLGNVRVANGDAIILLREMLTPDSLDGLRVFFPDPWPKKRHHKRRLIQPDFLTLAASRLRPGGILHCATDWVPYAEQMLEVLTAHTDFENTRPDGGFAPRPDFRPLTRFEGQGLDKGHEVNDLLFRRVPHDDRRADRR from the coding sequence CTGAACATTCCCGAAGCCTCCCACCCGACCCGTGACAGCGCCGTCCGTCGGCATCGGGCCAAGGGTGAGCCGCGCTTTCCCGACGGCCCCAAGGCCGACCCCGCCGGTTCGCACTTCGAGCGGCGGATCCGGAGTTTCCAGCCGCGGCGGAGCCGGGTGACAGCGGGGCAGGCGGACGCGTTGCAGCGGCTGTGGCCCAAGTGGGGTCTGGACATCGACGGGCGGCGGGTCCTGGATCTCGCCGAGCTGTTCGGCAACGACCACCCCGTCGTGCTGGAGATCGGCTTCGGCATGGGCGAGGCCACCGCGCGGATGGCCGCCGCCGACCCGGACACCAACATCCTCGCCGTGGACGTCCACACCCCCGGCCAGGGCAACCTGCTCAACCTCGCCGACCAGGCCGGCCTCGGCAACGTCCGGGTGGCCAACGGCGACGCCATCATCCTGCTGCGCGAGATGCTCACCCCCGACTCCCTCGACGGGCTGCGCGTCTTCTTCCCCGACCCCTGGCCCAAGAAGCGGCACCACAAGCGGCGGCTGATCCAGCCGGACTTCCTCACCCTCGCCGCGAGCCGCCTCAGGCCCGGCGGGATCCTGCACTGCGCGACCGACTGGGTGCCGTACGCCGAGCAGATGCTCGAGGTGCTCACCGCGCACACCGACTTCGAGAACACCCGGCCCGACGGAGGCTTCGCCCCGCGCCCCGACTTCCGCCCGCTCACCCGTTTCGAGGGGCAGGGGCTGGACAAGGGTCATGAGGTGAACGACCTGCTCTTCCGCCGTGTACCGCACGACGACCGGCGCGCGGACCGGCGGTGA
- a CDS encoding PrsW family intramembrane metalloprotease, protein MAISPPYPTNPGVPGGRPLLHAHWWQKRWVRYGALSTLLALSGLVILALVREQTGTEGFLVGLGLAVLPVPLLTAAFRWLDRVEPGPWRNLVFAFAWGACAAALIAIVANSFATQWIATATADPTSADTWGATVIAPVVEESAKAAAILLLFLFRRRDFTGILDGVVIAGVTATGFAFTENILYLGTAFGTDQLAGHSGIASVTAATFFVRVVMSPFAHPLFTVFTGIAFGIAALAGERQRLRRILLPPAGLLLAMGMHALWNGSATFGDFGFFAVYGGFMVPAFGLLTWLVVWTRQRELRTVREELPAYVVAGWLSPAEPFALGSMRARRLAREYAGHHLGKPAARAVAQYEAYATSLAFLRHRGRRGRARTDFVVRERELLRELWNRREIARPALEYAARVTAPPMPAMMPPVYGWAPAHGPTAPYPVYNPYRS, encoded by the coding sequence GTGGCGATCAGTCCCCCGTATCCGACGAACCCCGGCGTTCCCGGCGGCCGCCCCCTGCTGCACGCGCACTGGTGGCAGAAGCGGTGGGTGCGGTACGGCGCGCTGAGCACGCTGCTCGCCCTGTCCGGCCTGGTGATCCTCGCCCTGGTCCGCGAGCAGACCGGCACCGAGGGCTTCCTGGTCGGCCTCGGCCTCGCGGTCCTCCCCGTGCCGCTGCTGACAGCCGCCTTCCGGTGGCTGGACCGGGTCGAGCCCGGGCCCTGGCGGAACCTGGTCTTCGCCTTCGCCTGGGGAGCGTGCGCGGCGGCGCTGATAGCCATCGTCGCGAACAGCTTCGCCACCCAGTGGATAGCGACCGCGACCGCCGACCCGACCAGCGCCGACACCTGGGGCGCCACGGTCATAGCCCCGGTCGTCGAGGAGTCCGCGAAGGCGGCCGCGATCCTGCTGCTCTTCCTCTTCCGGCGCCGCGACTTCACCGGGATCCTCGACGGCGTCGTCATAGCCGGCGTCACCGCCACCGGCTTCGCCTTCACCGAGAACATCCTCTACCTCGGCACCGCCTTCGGCACCGACCAGCTGGCCGGCCACAGCGGGATCGCCTCCGTGACCGCCGCTACCTTCTTCGTGCGGGTCGTCATGTCGCCGTTCGCGCACCCCCTGTTCACCGTGTTCACCGGCATCGCCTTCGGCATCGCCGCGCTCGCCGGGGAACGCCAGCGGCTGCGCCGGATCCTGCTGCCGCCGGCCGGGCTGCTGCTCGCGATGGGCATGCACGCCTTGTGGAACGGCTCGGCGACCTTCGGCGACTTCGGCTTCTTCGCGGTGTACGGCGGCTTCATGGTCCCCGCGTTCGGCCTGCTGACCTGGCTGGTGGTCTGGACGCGGCAGCGGGAGCTGCGGACCGTCCGCGAGGAGCTGCCCGCCTACGTCGTCGCCGGCTGGCTCTCGCCCGCCGAACCGTTCGCCCTCGGCTCGATGCGGGCCCGCCGCCTGGCCCGCGAGTACGCCGGCCACCACCTCGGCAAACCGGCCGCGCGGGCCGTCGCGCAGTACGAGGCGTACGCCACGTCCCTGGCCTTCCTGCGGCACCGGGGCCGCCGCGGCCGGGCCCGGACCGACTTCGTCGTGCGGGAACGCGAGCTGCTGAGGGAACTGTGGAACCGCCGTGAGATCGCCCGGCCGGCCCTGGAGTACGCGGCACGCGTGACCGCCCCGCCGATGCCGGCGATGATGCCGCCGGTGTACGGCTGGGCGCCGGCGCACGGGCCGACGGCGCCCTACCCGGTGTACAACCCGTACCGGTCGTAG
- a CDS encoding M23 family metallopeptidase: MASNRPAPQAPFVPGQRAADSTDTFVYGAQRTDEGPWEEWNPTAETIRPVRGRHRVSKQRGGGLARSSTVLGVGVIAAVGAGGMASANAGKPPVSISMPDLPSVGALMSDDEDADSTEPQLASAPLSSLGATPAETAEGTTDAGEALRARIIAQAEQQQEQVESKAAAEAAAAAEKAAAEAAAKAEKEAEEKAAAAKALAEEEARKKAEAERLAALARQYALPTSSYTITSTFGQAGALWSSGYHTGLDFAAPTGTPIKAVHSGTITEAGWNGSYGYKTVLTLDDGTEIWYAHQSSIGVSVGQKVTTGEVIGRVGATGNVTGAHLHLEVHTGGGGLDPLAWLQSKGLTP, encoded by the coding sequence GTGGCGTCCAACCGGCCTGCCCCACAAGCCCCGTTCGTGCCTGGCCAGCGCGCCGCCGACAGCACCGACACGTTCGTCTACGGCGCGCAGCGCACCGACGAGGGCCCGTGGGAGGAGTGGAATCCCACTGCGGAGACCATCCGCCCCGTACGCGGTCGGCACCGTGTCAGCAAGCAGCGCGGCGGTGGACTCGCCCGCAGCTCCACCGTTCTCGGCGTCGGCGTCATAGCCGCGGTCGGCGCGGGCGGCATGGCCAGTGCGAACGCGGGCAAGCCGCCGGTGTCGATCTCCATGCCCGACCTGCCCTCCGTCGGCGCGCTGATGTCCGACGACGAGGACGCAGACTCCACCGAGCCCCAGCTCGCGAGTGCCCCGCTCAGCAGCCTCGGCGCGACCCCCGCGGAGACCGCGGAGGGCACCACCGACGCCGGTGAGGCGTTGCGTGCCCGCATCATCGCGCAGGCCGAGCAGCAGCAGGAGCAGGTCGAGAGCAAGGCCGCAGCGGAGGCCGCGGCCGCCGCCGAGAAGGCCGCCGCCGAGGCCGCGGCCAAGGCGGAGAAGGAGGCCGAGGAGAAGGCCGCCGCCGCCAAGGCCCTCGCCGAGGAGGAGGCCCGCAAGAAGGCCGAGGCCGAGCGGCTCGCCGCCCTGGCCAGGCAGTACGCGCTGCCGACCTCCTCGTACACCATCACCTCCACCTTCGGCCAGGCCGGCGCCCTGTGGTCGTCCGGTTACCACACGGGCCTCGACTTCGCCGCGCCCACGGGCACCCCGATCAAGGCGGTGCACAGCGGCACCATCACCGAGGCGGGCTGGAACGGGTCGTACGGCTACAAGACCGTGCTGACCCTCGACGACGGCACCGAGATCTGGTACGCCCACCAGTCGTCGATCGGCGTCAGCGTCGGCCAGAAGGTCACCACGGGCGAGGTCATCGGCCGCGTGGGCGCGACCGGCAACGTGACCGGCGCGCACCTGCACCTGGAGGTGCACACCGGCGGCGGCGGACTCGACCCGCTGGCCTGGCTGCAGAGCAAGGGCCTCACCCCTTAA
- a CDS encoding PP2C family protein-serine/threonine phosphatase codes for MRPAEAEGERPYPGAGGGLPEGGAPGSGRPRDSPALARPEPPEPPTEERPVFFARTFVRALPALLVVIGGCYDYLTPRGFSAAPLFTAAPLIAAPLLSRRATLLIGVAAVAVGMAVDIRYGDLLQVEALTEQVTVVTVAALALLINGLVRRSHARLHSAWEIAEAAQLAVLPEPMERIGGFEVAARYEAAQADAFIGGDLYAVQDSRYGVRLVVGDVRGKGMGAVAAVAVVVGAFREAAEHEATLEAVARRLERALTREGTRRDAIDAFEGFTTAVLAEIPHEDGVVRILNRGHPPPLMLYADGTVRPLPARQAALPLGMGELASWPDRAEESRFPGGATLLLYTDGLSEARDARGVFYDPAARLAGRTFGGPAELLCAVAEDVRRHSEGGTTDDMALLAVRRPSPGVMEQTPSA; via the coding sequence GTGCGGCCTGCGGAGGCAGAAGGAGAGCGGCCGTACCCCGGAGCCGGCGGCGGGCTCCCCGAGGGCGGGGCTCCCGGCTCGGGTCGCCCCCGTGACTCCCCCGCGCTCGCGCGCCCCGAGCCGCCCGAGCCGCCCACCGAGGAACGGCCGGTCTTCTTCGCCCGCACCTTCGTCCGCGCCCTCCCCGCCCTGCTCGTCGTCATCGGCGGCTGCTACGACTACCTCACCCCCCGCGGTTTCAGCGCCGCCCCGCTGTTCACCGCCGCCCCGCTGATCGCCGCACCGCTTCTTTCCCGCCGGGCCACGCTTCTCATCGGCGTCGCCGCCGTCGCCGTGGGCATGGCGGTGGACATCCGGTACGGCGACCTCCTCCAGGTCGAGGCGCTCACCGAGCAGGTCACCGTGGTGACGGTCGCCGCCCTCGCCCTGCTGATCAACGGGCTCGTCCGGCGCAGCCACGCCCGTCTCCATTCGGCCTGGGAGATCGCCGAGGCCGCCCAGCTGGCGGTACTGCCGGAGCCGATGGAGCGGATCGGCGGCTTCGAGGTCGCCGCGCGCTACGAGGCCGCGCAGGCGGATGCCTTCATCGGCGGCGATCTGTACGCGGTGCAGGACAGCCGGTACGGCGTACGGCTCGTGGTGGGGGACGTGCGCGGCAAGGGCATGGGGGCGGTGGCGGCGGTCGCCGTGGTCGTCGGGGCGTTCCGGGAGGCCGCCGAGCACGAGGCGACGCTGGAGGCGGTGGCGCGGCGGCTGGAGCGGGCGCTGACGCGCGAGGGCACGCGACGGGACGCGATCGACGCCTTCGAGGGGTTCACCACCGCCGTACTCGCCGAGATCCCGCACGAGGACGGTGTCGTCCGCATCCTCAACCGCGGCCATCCGCCGCCGCTGATGCTCTACGCCGACGGCACGGTGCGCCCGCTGCCCGCCCGGCAGGCGGCGCTGCCGCTCGGCATGGGTGAGCTGGCCTCCTGGCCGGACCGCGCGGAGGAGTCCCGCTTCCCGGGCGGCGCGACGCTGCTGCTGTACACGGACGGCTTGTCCGAGGCGCGGGACGCCCGGGGCGTCTTCTACGACCCGGCGGCCCGGCTGGCCGGCCGGACCTTCGGCGGGCCCGCCGAACTGCTCTGCGCGGTGGCCGAAGACGTTCGCCGGCACAGCGAGGGCGGCACCACCGACGACATGGCTCTGCTCGCCGTCCGGCGACCGTCACCAGGGGTGATGGAACAAACGCCCTCCGCATGA
- a CDS encoding phosphopantetheine-binding protein, translated as MTQATERTELPERLVELITHHLEVRVDRDRLTPDVTFASIGMDSLSLMELVVAAEEEFGIVLPDEALDLSPASTLGDAARAFRDAA; from the coding sequence ATGACCCAGGCCACGGAACGGACCGAGTTGCCCGAGCGGCTGGTCGAGCTGATCACCCACCACTTGGAAGTGCGGGTGGACCGGGACCGGCTGACGCCCGACGTGACCTTCGCGAGCATCGGCATGGACTCGCTGTCCCTGATGGAGCTGGTCGTGGCCGCCGAGGAGGAGTTCGGCATCGTGCTGCCCGACGAGGCGCTGGACCTCTCCCCCGCCTCCACCCTCGGTGACGCCGCCCGGGCCTTCCGCGATGCGGCCTGA
- a CDS encoding beta-ketoacyl-[acyl-carrier-protein] synthase family protein: MRPDVAVTGLGLVTPAGLTAGDNWSALCRGRSLAAPDPELAGLPVDFSCQVTGLDAERELGRPLARRMDGFLRFALVAARRAVADAGLDPLTWRGERVGVVLGVGSNSLSTYVTEFGHLSAGRPERVSPLALPRSVPSMAAGEVSIDLGARGPSFTTSSACASGATAIGVARDLVRSGACDIVLAGGAESARSRMTATCFTRMRALSRRRERPDLASRPFDAARDGFVLGEGAGVLVLERPSAARARGASVLALLRGYGATADAHHPVAPHPEGAGAVLALGAALTDAGCAARDVGHVNAHGTSTPLNDAAEATALRRVFGDGGPPVTASKGVIGHALGAAGAIQAAYTVLALRHGSVPPVANFDGQDGDHKLDVVAGRPRPVDAGLGISCSFGFGGQNAVLLFEAA, translated from the coding sequence ATGCGGCCTGACGTCGCGGTCACCGGGCTCGGCCTGGTGACACCCGCCGGGCTGACCGCCGGGGACAACTGGTCGGCCCTGTGCCGGGGCCGCTCGCTGGCCGCCCCGGATCCCGAACTCGCCGGCCTGCCTGTCGACTTCTCGTGCCAGGTGACCGGGCTGGACGCCGAACGGGAGCTCGGACGTCCGCTCGCCCGGCGCATGGACGGCTTCCTGCGGTTCGCCCTGGTCGCCGCCCGGCGGGCGGTCGCCGACGCCGGGCTCGATCCGCTGACCTGGCGGGGCGAGCGGGTGGGGGTCGTCCTCGGGGTCGGCTCGAACAGCCTGAGCACGTACGTCACCGAGTTCGGCCACCTCAGCGCGGGGCGCCCGGAGCGGGTGTCGCCGCTCGCGCTGCCGCGCAGCGTGCCGAGCATGGCCGCCGGGGAGGTGTCCATCGACCTGGGGGCGCGCGGCCCCAGCTTCACCACGTCCAGCGCCTGCGCCTCGGGGGCGACCGCGATCGGGGTCGCGCGGGATCTGGTGCGGTCGGGAGCGTGCGACATCGTGCTGGCGGGGGGCGCCGAGTCGGCCCGGTCCCGGATGACGGCCACCTGTTTCACGCGCATGCGCGCGCTGTCCCGCCGCCGCGAGCGGCCCGACCTCGCCAGCCGGCCGTTCGACGCGGCGCGGGACGGGTTCGTGCTCGGGGAGGGCGCGGGGGTCCTGGTGCTCGAGCGGCCCTCCGCCGCCCGGGCCCGCGGGGCGTCCGTCCTCGCCCTGCTGCGCGGATACGGCGCGACCGCCGACGCCCACCACCCCGTCGCCCCGCACCCCGAGGGCGCGGGTGCCGTCCTCGCCCTCGGGGCCGCCCTCACGGACGCGGGCTGCGCGGCGCGGGACGTCGGCCACGTGAACGCGCACGGCACCTCGACGCCGTTGAACGACGCGGCCGAGGCGACGGCCCTGCGGCGGGTCTTCGGGGACGGGGGGCCACCGGTCACCGCGTCCAAGGGCGTGATCGGGCACGCGCTCGGGGCGGCCGGCGCCATCCAGGCGGCGTACACGGTGCTCGCCCTGCGCCACGGGAGTGTGCCGCCGGTGGCGAACTTCGATGGGCAGGACGGCGACCACAAGCTCGACGTCGTGGCCGGGCGCCCGCGGCCGGTGGACGCGGGCCTGGGCATCAGCTGCTCGTTCGGGTTCGGCGGGCAGAACGCCGTGCTGCTGTTCGAGGCGGCTTAG
- a CDS encoding dihydrofolate reductase family protein, whose product MPYPYVLLSAAVSLDGYLDDTGPDRLLLSGPADFDRVDEVRASSDAILVGAGTIRADNPRLLVNSPERRAARTAAGKPEYPLKVTVSGSGDLDPAANFWHTGGEKLVCTTTRGARRLVEAPVAADVVALGDTLDWRAVLAYLHDVRGVRRLMVEGGGTVHTQLLLEGLADELQLVLAPLFVGDPSAPRLFGPGRYQSGRLRLVETRPVEDVVLMRYEPTAPGTGALPSAADGRWLALACELAALCPPSRTAFSVGAVVVAEDGTELARGHSREGGDPVVHAEEAALAKIDAAEPRLPGATVYTSLEPCTHRASRPRPCARLILDAGVGRVVTAWREPDTFVRGADGSGLLAGAGVTVVVVPEYEAAAKEPNRHLVG is encoded by the coding sequence ATGCCCTACCCCTACGTCCTGCTGTCCGCCGCCGTCTCCCTCGACGGCTACCTGGACGACACCGGCCCCGACCGTCTGCTCCTGTCCGGCCCGGCCGACTTCGACCGGGTCGACGAGGTACGGGCGTCGTCCGACGCGATCCTCGTCGGCGCCGGCACCATCCGCGCCGACAACCCCCGGCTGCTGGTCAACTCCCCCGAGCGGCGGGCGGCCCGGACGGCGGCCGGAAAACCGGAGTATCCCCTGAAGGTCACGGTGAGCGGCTCCGGCGACCTCGACCCGGCCGCCAACTTCTGGCACACGGGCGGCGAGAAGCTCGTGTGCACGACGACGCGGGGCGCCCGGCGCCTGGTGGAGGCGCCCGTCGCGGCGGACGTGGTCGCCCTCGGCGACACCCTCGACTGGCGGGCGGTCCTGGCGTACCTGCACGACGTACGCGGCGTCCGCCGCCTGATGGTCGAGGGCGGCGGCACGGTCCACACCCAGCTCCTCCTGGAGGGCCTCGCCGACGAACTCCAGCTCGTCCTCGCCCCCCTCTTCGTCGGCGACCCGTCCGCTCCCCGGCTCTTCGGCCCCGGCCGCTACCAGTCCGGACGTCTGCGCCTGGTCGAGACCCGGCCCGTCGAGGACGTCGTCCTCATGCGCTACGAGCCCACCGCCCCGGGCACCGGCGCCCTCCCCTCGGCCGCCGACGGCCGCTGGCTCGCCCTCGCCTGCGAGCTGGCCGCGCTGTGCCCGCCGTCGAGGACGGCGTTCAGCGTGGGCGCGGTGGTCGTGGCCGAGGACGGCACGGAACTCGCCCGGGGCCACTCCCGGGAGGGCGGCGACCCGGTCGTCCACGCGGAGGAGGCGGCGCTCGCGAAGATCGACGCGGCGGAGCCACGGCTCCCCGGCGCCACGGTCTACACCAGCCTGGAGCCGTGCACCCACCGCGCCTCCCGGCCCCGCCCCTGCGCCCGGCTGATCCTCGACGCCGGGGTCGGGCGGGTGGTGACGGCCTGGCGCGAGCCGGACACGTTCGTGCGGGGGGCCGACGGGAGCGGACTGCTGGCGGGGGCCGGGGTGACGGTGGTGGTGGTGCCGGAGTACGAGGCCGCGGCCAAGGAGCCCAATCGTCACCTGGTGGGGTGA
- a CDS encoding MarR family winged helix-turn-helix transcriptional regulator: protein MTTRWLTPQEQRAWRAYMGATLLLEDALDRQLQQEAGMAHMYYSILANLSEAPERRLRMTDLAERLKITRSRLTYAVTRLEKDGLVRREECHWDKRGSVAALTDEGMATVERVAPGHVETVRAALFDHLTPHQVKQLEEIFTGIAQALQGDDEGGAVADVPWRRRSSPCS from the coding sequence ATGACGACTCGCTGGCTCACCCCGCAGGAGCAGCGCGCGTGGCGCGCGTACATGGGGGCCACCCTTCTGCTGGAGGACGCGCTCGACCGGCAGCTCCAGCAGGAGGCCGGCATGGCGCACATGTACTACTCCATCCTCGCCAACCTCTCCGAGGCCCCGGAACGCCGACTACGGATGACCGATCTCGCGGAGCGGCTGAAGATCACCCGCAGCCGGCTGACCTACGCCGTCACCCGGCTGGAGAAGGACGGGCTGGTGCGGCGCGAGGAGTGCCACTGGGACAAACGGGGGAGCGTGGCCGCGCTGACCGACGAGGGGATGGCCACGGTGGAGCGGGTGGCGCCGGGACACGTGGAGACGGTGCGCGCGGCGCTGTTCGACCATCTGACGCCGCATCAGGTGAAACAGCTGGAGGAGATCTTCACGGGGATCGCGCAGGCCCTCCAGGGGGACGACGAGGGCGGCGCGGTGGCCGACGTGCCGTGGCGGCGCCGGTCGTCGCCCTGCTCCTGA
- a CDS encoding GTP cyclohydrolase II, with product MPDFPAATPRARVRVPLRFHDGYSVDADLVTFHGLADGQEHVAVVLGEPGPRPLVRLHSECLTGDLFGSARCDCGPQLREAVERIAARGGVLLYLRQEGRGIGLYNKLDAYALQDGGLDTYEANAALGLPEDARDYTAAAQMLRALSITDLDLLSNNPDKADQLSGLGITVHDRVPTGVFATADNIRYLRAKVLQTRHTLPLAELNAG from the coding sequence ATGCCCGACTTCCCCGCCGCCACACCGCGCGCCCGCGTCCGGGTGCCGCTGCGCTTCCACGACGGCTACAGCGTCGACGCCGACCTGGTCACCTTCCACGGTCTGGCCGACGGCCAGGAGCACGTCGCCGTGGTCCTCGGCGAACCCGGCCCGCGCCCTCTCGTGCGCCTGCACTCCGAATGCCTCACCGGCGACCTCTTCGGCTCCGCCCGCTGCGACTGCGGCCCCCAGCTGCGCGAGGCGGTCGAGCGCATCGCGGCCCGCGGCGGCGTGCTGCTCTACCTGCGCCAGGAGGGGCGCGGCATCGGCCTCTACAACAAGCTCGACGCGTACGCCCTCCAGGACGGGGGCCTCGACACGTACGAGGCCAACGCCGCGCTGGGCCTGCCCGAGGACGCCCGCGACTACACGGCGGCGGCGCAGATGCTTCGGGCCCTGTCCATCACCGACCTGGACCTGCTGTCCAACAACCCCGACAAGGCCGACCAGCTGAGCGGGCTGGGCATCACCGTCCACGACCGCGTCCCCACCGGCGTCTTCGCCACCGCCGACAACATCCGCTACCTGCGCGCCAAGGTCCTCCAGACCCGGCACACGCTGCCGCTCGCGGAGCTGAACGCGGGGTGA
- a CDS encoding amino acid permease produces MTDDALRGGPTDEERLAQLGYTQVLARRMSAFSNYAVSFTIISVLSGCLTLYLFGMNTGGPAVITWGWVAVGLMTLFVGLSMAEICSAYPTSAGLYFWAHRLAPSRTAAAWAWFTGWFNVLGQVAVTAGIDFGAASFLGAYLNLRFGFEVTPGRTILLFAAILLLHGLLNTFGVRVVALLNSVSVWWHVLGVALIVGALTFVPDDHQPASFVFGEFVNNTGWGSSAYVVLLGLLMAQYTFTGYDASAHMTEETRDASTAGPKGIVRSIWTSWIAGFVLLLGFTFAIQSYEGARTSPTGAPPAQILLDALGATAGELLLLVVIGAQLFCGMASVTANSRMIYAFSRDGALPFSRLWHTVSPRTRTPVAAVWLAALGALALGLPYLINVTAYAAVTSIAVIGLYIAYVIPTLLRLRRGEDFERGPWHLGRWSRPVGVVAVGWVGVITVLFMLPQVSPVTWETFNYAAVAVLVVLGFAATWWLASARHWFLNPEHERTAAREARRGPARLAGQGAGPGPEAPGTREPVDP; encoded by the coding sequence ATGACAGATGACGCGTTGCGCGGCGGGCCGACGGACGAGGAACGTCTGGCCCAGCTCGGTTACACCCAGGTCCTCGCCCGCCGGATGTCGGCGTTCTCCAACTACGCGGTCTCCTTCACGATCATCTCCGTCCTGTCCGGCTGCCTGACCCTGTACCTGTTCGGCATGAACACCGGCGGCCCGGCGGTGATCACCTGGGGCTGGGTCGCGGTCGGTCTGATGACCCTGTTCGTCGGCCTGTCCATGGCCGAGATCTGCTCGGCGTACCCGACGTCGGCGGGCCTGTACTTCTGGGCGCACCGGCTGGCGCCGTCGCGCACGGCCGCCGCGTGGGCGTGGTTCACGGGCTGGTTCAACGTGCTGGGCCAGGTGGCGGTGACGGCGGGCATCGACTTCGGCGCGGCGTCGTTCCTGGGGGCGTACCTGAACCTGCGGTTCGGCTTCGAGGTCACCCCGGGCCGCACGATCCTCCTCTTCGCGGCGATCCTGCTGCTGCACGGACTGCTGAACACCTTCGGCGTGCGCGTCGTCGCCCTGCTGAACAGCGTCAGCGTGTGGTGGCACGTGCTGGGCGTGGCCCTGATCGTCGGCGCGCTGACCTTCGTGCCCGACGACCACCAGCCGGCGTCGTTCGTCTTCGGCGAGTTCGTGAACAACACGGGCTGGGGCAGCAGCGCGTACGTGGTCCTCCTGGGCCTGCTGATGGCCCAGTACACCTTCACCGGCTACGACGCCTCGGCCCACATGACGGAGGAGACGCGGGACGCCTCGACGGCGGGCCCGAAGGGGATCGTCCGCTCCATCTGGACGTCGTGGATAGCCGGGTTCGTCCTGCTGCTGGGCTTCACCTTCGCGATCCAGTCGTACGAGGGGGCGCGCACGTCACCGACCGGAGCGCCACCCGCGCAGATCCTCCTGGACGCGCTGGGCGCCACGGCGGGCGAACTGCTGCTGCTGGTCGTGATCGGCGCCCAGCTGTTCTGCGGCATGGCGTCCGTGACGGCCAACAGCCGCATGATCTACGCCTTCTCGCGCGACGGCGCGCTGCCGTTCTCGCGCCTGTGGCACACGGTGAGCCCGCGCACGCGCACGCCGGTGGCGGCGGTGTGGCTGGCCGCGCTGGGCGCCCTGGCCCTGGGCCTGCCCTACCTGATCAATGTCACGGCGTACGCGGCGGTGACGTCGATCGCGGTGATCGGCCTGTACATCGCGTACGTCATCCCGACGCTGCTGCGCCTGCGCAGGGGCGAGGACTTCGAGCGGGGCCCGTGGCACCTGGGCCGCTGGTCGCGTCCGGTCGGGGTGGTGGCGGTCGGCTGGGTCGGCGTGATCACGGTGCTCTTCATGCTTCCGCAGGTCTCCCCGGTCACCTGGGAGACCTTCAACTACGCCGCCGTCGCCGTCCTCGTCGTCCTCGGCTTCGCCGCCACCTGGTGGCTGGCGTCGGCCCGGCACTGGTTCCTGAACCCGGAGCACGAGCGGACGGCGGCGAGGGAGGCCCGACGGGGGCCGGCCCGGCTCGCGGGACAGGGGGCGGGGCCCGGTCCCGAGGCGCCGGGGACGCGCGAACCGGTGGATCCCTAA
- a CDS encoding FG-GAP repeat domain-containing protein: protein MKLYDNWKTYKKVVGAGDLNGDGIGDLVAQDTTNALYRYYGTGTGTGTFASRVKLSASWGVSYNVVVGAGDITGDGAADLVARDTAGALYRIPGTGKGSFGTRVRIGTGRQGYKGLF from the coding sequence GTGAAGCTGTACGACAACTGGAAGACGTACAAGAAGGTCGTCGGGGCCGGTGACCTGAACGGTGACGGCATCGGTGACCTGGTCGCCCAGGACACGACGAATGCGCTGTACCGCTACTACGGCACCGGCACCGGCACCGGCACCTTCGCCTCGCGGGTGAAGCTGTCCGCGAGCTGGGGCGTGTCGTACAACGTGGTCGTCGGGGCCGGCGACATCACGGGCGACGGGGCGGCCGACCTGGTCGCGCGGGACACCGCCGGCGCGCTGTACCGGATTCCCGGTACGGGGAAGGGGTCGTTCGGGACGCGGGTGAGGATCGGGACGGGCCGGCAGGGTTACAAGGGCCTCTTCTGA